The following coding sequences lie in one Timaviella obliquedivisa GSE-PSE-MK23-08B genomic window:
- the urtC gene encoding urea ABC transporter permease subunit UrtC, whose protein sequence is MSVQLAEVRRSISETKARSPWVEVAIVAAIALFFIIVVPRVLPGFWLNSMGRFLALAIVALGIDLIWGYTGLLSLGHGVLFTLGGYALAMHLKMQIPASAGSPLPEFMSLYGVEKLPWFWAPFASFPFTALAIFLVPGIVAGVLGYLIFRNRIRGVYFSILTQATTIIFFNFFNGQLKMFNGTNGLTDFKTLLGYDVNKFVPQYYFYVATIVLLVLAYGLCRWLTSGRFGRLLVAIRDDEPRLRFTGYNPTGFKVLVFAISGALAGISGALYTIQTGIISPGTMNIAFSIEMVIWVAVGGRATLVGAILGALVVNFAKSLLSIKFPDIWLFFQGGLFLVVVMFLPNGILGWFRTEGANAFKFLKGQRQAVTYPSLEEDPETQYERSQFKD, encoded by the coding sequence ATGTCTGTGCAGCTAGCCGAGGTGCGCCGCAGTATTAGTGAAACGAAGGCGCGATCGCCTTGGGTTGAAGTCGCCATTGTCGCGGCGATCGCCCTATTCTTTATCATTGTTGTGCCGCGAGTATTGCCAGGGTTTTGGCTTAACTCAATGGGACGGTTTTTGGCATTGGCGATCGTAGCGTTGGGCATTGACTTAATTTGGGGCTACACCGGGCTACTCAGCTTAGGGCATGGTGTCCTCTTCACCTTAGGCGGTTACGCTCTAGCCATGCATCTGAAGATGCAGATTCCAGCAAGCGCTGGCAGTCCGCTGCCCGAATTCATGTCTTTGTATGGAGTCGAAAAACTACCTTGGTTTTGGGCACCTTTCGCCTCTTTTCCCTTTACTGCATTAGCCATTTTTCTGGTGCCCGGAATCGTGGCAGGAGTTCTGGGCTACCTAATTTTTCGTAATCGAATTCGAGGCGTTTATTTCTCAATTTTGACTCAGGCGACCACCATTATCTTCTTTAATTTCTTTAATGGTCAGCTTAAGATGTTCAACGGCACCAACGGGTTAACCGACTTTAAAACTTTGCTAGGGTACGACGTTAATAAGTTTGTTCCTCAATACTATTTTTACGTCGCCACCATCGTTTTGTTAGTGTTGGCTTATGGCTTATGTCGTTGGTTGACCAGTGGGCGCTTCGGACGGCTGCTAGTGGCAATCCGCGATGACGAACCTAGGCTAAGGTTCACAGGCTACAATCCTACGGGCTTTAAGGTGCTGGTATTTGCGATTTCTGGAGCACTGGCGGGCATATCCGGCGCACTGTACACCATTCAAACTGGCATCATCTCGCCTGGAACCATGAACATTGCTTTTTCCATTGAAATGGTGATTTGGGTCGCAGTGGGCGGACGAGCAACGCTGGTCGGAGCCATTCTAGGAGCATTAGTGGTTAACTTTGCTAAGAGCCTTTTGAGCATTAAATTTCCCGATATCTGGTTATTCTTTCAGGGCGGGTTGTTCTTGGTCGTGGTGATGTTTCTGCCCAATGGCATTTTAGGCTGGTTCCGAACTGAGGGTGCTAATGCGTTCAAGTTCCTTAAGGGACAGCGTCAAGCAGTTACCTATCCCAGCCTTGAAGAAGATCCCGAAACCCAGTATGAACGCAGTCAATTCAAGGACTAG
- the urtB gene encoding urea ABC transporter permease subunit UrtB, whose protein sequence is MNYAWIRALTRERLLLPSILDGIFSGLSIGSILLLSALGLAIVFGLMGVINMAHGELMMLGAYTTFVVQNIFKPFKQLPGVGEYVFGSYIFFALIAAFLVGALMGLILERGVIRYLYGRPLETLLATWGVSLILQQFVRSVSWVMVAGMVVFCLLFLGGMALLKQRRDFDRIRKGAIALLLPLSAAISLVVGSILSSTYKLAVTKPWFGAQNVDVTAPAWLRGGLPMGNFQLPYTRMFIMVLTVICVLGIYQFLQRSPWGLRIRSVTQNRTMSACLGISTEKVDALTFAIGSGLAGVAGCAVSLLGSVGPNTGQVYIVNTFMVVVVGGVGKLVGAIVGAMTIGVLNYVIGAKILVPLTSQFAPISDFFTFFGDTSMATVLVFVLIVVFLQFRPAGLFPQKGRSVDA, encoded by the coding sequence ATGAACTATGCTTGGATCAGGGCGTTAACCAGGGAGAGACTTTTGTTACCCAGTATTTTAGATGGCATTTTCAGCGGCTTGAGCATTGGCTCGATCCTGCTTTTGTCAGCGTTAGGGCTGGCAATTGTTTTTGGATTAATGGGCGTGATCAACATGGCTCACGGCGAGCTAATGATGCTTGGCGCTTACACAACCTTTGTGGTTCAAAATATTTTTAAGCCCTTCAAACAACTGCCTGGAGTAGGGGAGTATGTTTTTGGCAGCTACATTTTCTTTGCCCTCATTGCGGCGTTTCTGGTCGGAGCGCTGATGGGTTTAATTCTAGAGCGAGGGGTTATTCGCTATTTGTATGGGCGACCTCTAGAAACTTTGTTGGCAACTTGGGGCGTTAGCCTGATTTTGCAACAGTTTGTGCGCAGCGTTAGTTGGGTAATGGTTGCTGGAATGGTTGTGTTTTGCCTGCTGTTTTTGGGTGGCATGGCTTTGCTCAAACAGCGTCGTGACTTCGATCGCATCCGTAAAGGGGCGATTGCGCTTCTGCTTCCCCTCTCAGCCGCCATCTCTCTGGTAGTAGGCTCTATCCTCAGCAGCACCTACAAACTGGCAGTGACTAAGCCATGGTTTGGGGCGCAGAACGTTGATGTTACCGCTCCTGCATGGCTGCGAGGAGGGTTGCCAATGGGTAATTTCCAGTTGCCCTATACCCGCATGTTTATCATGGTGCTGACGGTAATATGCGTGCTAGGCATTTATCAGTTCTTACAGCGATCGCCTTGGGGACTTCGCATTCGATCGGTCACTCAAAACCGAACAATGAGTGCTTGCCTGGGAATTTCTACTGAAAAGGTAGATGCTCTAACGTTTGCCATCGGTTCGGGGTTGGCAGGTGTAGCAGGATGCGCCGTTAGCCTACTGGGATCGGTAGGGCCTAACACAGGGCAGGTTTACATCGTCAACACATTCATGGTGGTCGTCGTGGGTGGCGTTGGTAAACTGGTGGGTGCGATTGTCGGCGCGATGACGATCGGTGTTCTGAACTATGTGATTGGCGCAAAAATTTTGGTGCCGTTGACCAGCCAATTTGCGCCCATTTCTGACTTTTTTACTTTCTTTGGCGATACCAGCATGGCAACCGTTCTGGTGTTTGTCTTGATTGTAGTATTTCTCCAATTCCGTCCGGCTGGACTGTTCCCCCAAAAGGGGCGATCGGTAGATGCTTAA
- the urtA gene encoding urea ABC transporter substrate-binding protein: MSSPLNRRKFLIYGSAALGTSLLLKSCAPAPSGETVASSGSNAAPAAASGDTIKVGVLHSLSGTMAISEKSVVDSTLLAIEEINAAGGVGGKKIEAIQEDGASDWPTFAEKAKKLIEQDQVVVIFGCWTSASRKAVLPVFEEKNHMLYYPVQYEGQECSKNIFYTGAAPNQQIEPSVDWLLDNKGKNFYLVGSDYVFPRTANTIIKAQLAAKGGKTVGEDYLPLGGVEVAPIIAKIKSILPNGGVIYNTLNGDSNVAFFKQMQGAGLGPDKYPVMSVSIAEEEVKAIGVEFLKGHYAAWNYFMTVDSPENKKYVESFKKMYGDDRVTNDPMEAGYISVNIWKQAVEKAGGAGSPTDLEKVRAAAYGQAFDAPEGPVKMNNNHHISKTVRIGEVRDDGQFEIVYSTPQPVDPIPWNQFVTETKGFTCDWTKTDVKSGETAGKYKI, from the coding sequence ATGTCAAGCCCATTAAATCGTCGTAAGTTTTTGATTTATGGTTCTGCAGCCCTAGGCACTAGCTTGCTGTTGAAAAGTTGTGCCCCAGCGCCCAGTGGAGAAACCGTTGCATCTAGCGGCTCAAATGCAGCACCGGCTGCCGCCAGCGGAGACACCATTAAGGTGGGAGTGCTGCATTCTTTAAGCGGCACGATGGCGATTAGCGAAAAGAGCGTGGTGGATTCTACGTTGCTAGCGATCGAAGAAATTAACGCTGCTGGTGGTGTGGGTGGTAAAAAAATTGAGGCGATTCAAGAAGATGGCGCTTCTGACTGGCCTACTTTTGCCGAAAAAGCGAAGAAATTGATTGAGCAAGACCAAGTTGTGGTGATCTTTGGCTGCTGGACTTCGGCTAGCCGTAAAGCAGTTTTGCCCGTGTTTGAAGAAAAGAACCACATGCTTTACTACCCAGTGCAGTATGAAGGACAAGAGTGTTCTAAAAACATCTTTTACACAGGCGCAGCGCCTAACCAACAAATTGAACCTTCTGTAGATTGGTTGCTGGACAATAAAGGCAAGAACTTCTATTTAGTAGGTTCCGACTATGTGTTCCCTCGGACTGCCAACACTATTATCAAAGCGCAGTTAGCAGCGAAGGGAGGCAAAACTGTAGGCGAAGATTATTTGCCTTTGGGAGGTGTCGAGGTAGCGCCGATTATTGCCAAAATTAAGAGCATTCTGCCCAATGGCGGCGTGATTTATAACACGCTCAATGGTGACAGCAACGTAGCGTTCTTTAAGCAAATGCAGGGTGCAGGCTTAGGGCCTGACAAGTATCCGGTGATGTCGGTCAGTATTGCTGAAGAAGAAGTGAAGGCGATCGGCGTTGAGTTTTTGAAAGGGCACTATGCCGCTTGGAACTACTTCATGACTGTAGACAGTCCTGAGAATAAGAAGTACGTGGAGTCGTTCAAGAAAATGTACGGCGACGATCGCGTTACCAACGATCCCATGGAAGCCGGATACATTTCGGTCAACATTTGGAAACAAGCGGTTGAGAAAGCGGGCGGTGCAGGTTCTCCTACCGACTTAGAAAAAGTGCGGGCAGCAGCTTATGGGCAAGCCTTTGATGCGCCTGAAGGTCCTGTAAAGATGAACAATAACCACCACATCTCTAAGACAGTGCGGATTGGGGAAGTAAGAGACGATGGTCAGTTTGAGATTGTCTACTCGACTCCTCAGCCTGTTGATCCAATTCCTTGGAACCAATTTGTCACAGAAACCAAGGGCTTTACTTGCGACTGGACAAAGACCGATGTGAAGAGCGGTGAAACGGCAGGTAAATACAAAATCTAG
- the ureG gene encoding urease accessory protein UreG, which translates to MSPFRVGIAGPVGSGKTALVEALCKAMRDEFDIAVVTNDIYTQEDAQFLVRHGALDGDRIVGVETGGCPHTAIREDASINLVAIEQLERKFTTLDLVFVESGGDNLASTFSPELVDLTIYVIDVAAGDKIPRKGGPGITKSDLLIINKIDLAPLVGADLGIMKHDSQKMRGDKLFIFTNLKTMQGLNQIIDFIRLHAGNPKT; encoded by the coding sequence ATGAGTCCATTTCGAGTTGGGATTGCCGGGCCTGTCGGTTCAGGCAAAACAGCGTTAGTTGAGGCACTTTGCAAAGCGATGCGAGACGAGTTTGACATTGCTGTCGTCACTAATGATATCTATACCCAGGAAGATGCGCAGTTTTTAGTGCGGCATGGAGCGTTGGATGGCGATCGCATTGTTGGAGTGGAAACGGGAGGTTGCCCTCATACGGCAATTCGAGAAGATGCCTCAATTAATTTAGTGGCGATCGAACAATTAGAGCGAAAGTTTACTACTCTCGATCTAGTTTTTGTGGAGAGTGGCGGTGATAACCTTGCCTCTACTTTCAGTCCAGAGTTGGTCGATCTAACGATCTACGTCATTGATGTTGCCGCAGGGGATAAAATTCCTCGTAAAGGCGGCCCCGGCATTACAAAATCGGACTTGCTTATCATTAACAAAATTGACTTGGCACCTCTAGTCGGTGCAGACCTAGGCATCATGAAACATGATTCTCAAAAAATGAGAGGAGATAAGTTATTTATCTTTACTAACCTCAAAACTATGCAGGGGCTCAATCAAATCATTGATTTCATTCGGCTGCACGCTGGTAACCCAAAGACTTGA
- a CDS encoding urease accessory protein UreF, whose amino-acid sequence MQTNIENGRPLAGISKSALLALLQFVSPALPVGAYSYSEGIETLVQNGKVEDLATLEDWLQQELKYGAISVEAIVLLRAYVCVENGDRDRLKHWNNWLSAFRETEEMRRQSWQMGRSLTRLLIDLQPTLQPTITDCGENCNFTVAFAIAAHHWQIDPQTAVLGYLYSWASNLANAGVRLVPLGQTQGQQLLLNLYPVLEQTAITAMNANDDNLKNCGWGLAIASMQHETLYSRLFRS is encoded by the coding sequence ATGCAAACAAATATAGAAAATGGGCGACCCCTTGCGGGTATCTCGAAGAGCGCGCTCTTAGCACTTTTACAATTTGTCAGTCCAGCTTTACCCGTTGGGGCTTACAGCTACTCGGAAGGCATTGAAACTTTGGTGCAGAACGGTAAGGTTGAAGATTTGGCAACGCTAGAGGATTGGTTGCAACAAGAGCTAAAGTATGGGGCGATTTCAGTTGAAGCGATCGTTTTACTCAGGGCTTATGTCTGTGTGGAGAATGGCGATCGCGATCGGCTAAAGCACTGGAACAACTGGCTTTCGGCGTTTCGAGAAACAGAAGAAATGCGGCGACAAAGTTGGCAAATGGGGCGATCGCTAACTCGTTTATTAATTGATCTTCAGCCCACATTACAACCCACTATTACAGACTGCGGAGAGAACTGTAACTTTACAGTAGCGTTTGCGATCGCGGCTCATCATTGGCAGATTGATCCACAAACAGCCGTCCTCGGTTATTTGTATAGCTGGGCTTCAAATCTGGCGAATGCGGGAGTTCGTTTAGTTCCGCTGGGGCAAACCCAAGGGCAACAGTTGTTACTTAATCTTTACCCAGTTTTAGAACAGACGGCTATAACTGCAATGAACGCTAATGATGATAATCTAAAGAACTGTGGCTGGGGACTGGCGATCGCCAGTATGCAACATGAAACGCTTTATTCCCGGTTGTTTCGCAGCTAA
- the ureE gene encoding urease accessory protein UreE, with translation MNMILTQKIPPNVTEKISFTLALTAEDRVRSRHHFESDGQSFSLQLPRGTVLHHNDLLKAESGELVQIIAKPEPVITVTAKTPLELLKAAYHLGNRHVPLEVTATHLRLSPDSVLKSMLEQLGAQVIEEILPFQPETGAYSHAQSHDH, from the coding sequence ATGAACATGATTTTGACTCAAAAAATACCACCAAATGTAACTGAAAAAATCAGCTTTACACTGGCACTCACCGCCGAAGATCGAGTGCGATCGCGCCATCATTTCGAGTCTGACGGTCAATCTTTTTCCTTACAACTACCCAGAGGAACGGTTCTTCATCACAATGATTTACTTAAAGCAGAATCGGGCGAACTGGTGCAGATTATCGCCAAGCCTGAACCTGTCATCACTGTGACCGCCAAAACGCCCCTAGAATTGCTCAAAGCCGCCTACCATCTTGGCAATCGTCATGTTCCCCTAGAAGTTACTGCAACTCATTTACGACTCTCGCCTGATTCAGTTCTTAAATCTATGCTAGAGCAATTGGGAGCGCAAGTGATAGAAGAGATTTTGCCATTTCAACCAGAGACGGGAGCATATAGTCATGCTCAAAGCCATGACCATTAG
- a CDS encoding ribbon-helix-helix domain-containing protein, with product MAKENITFRIDSEKRSALEAIAAGMERDRSYVSQ from the coding sequence ATGGCGAAGGAAAACATCACCTTTCGGATTGACAGTGAGAAGCGATCGGCACTGGAAGCGATCGCCGCTGGGATGGAGCGCGATAGAAGCTATGTATCTCAATGA
- a CDS encoding GUN4 domain-containing protein: MAEQPIGIFFSYAHADEELRNQLAKQLKILEHQQIAVTWCDRQIPAGSQWANVIDDRLNAADIILLLISPNFLSSDFCMKVEYPRAMERHEAGEACVIPVLLEPCLWKQSIYNTLQAYPKDLVPVTCWSNQAEALYDIAQGILAAVNLLLPANKSLSSLPKPSQPEGLSDQEIEERYLDSQRYAVEDMRSEGIPQQEGIFTTLLEEVFVPLALSTSAMFPGFTPSDLERCLSNGLSIWDFLARADTVRNCRQLVVLAWGGYGKTTLLKHIAYIYSSRQQSRYDVPPRIPVFLPLRKHRELLTQPEPPSLPELIATHHAANLPDGDALPTAWVQAKLRSGKMLVMLDGFDEVAKLQRPAVSEWINQQMQQYPKSVFIVTSRPKAYKEQTGERLELDTLLWVQEFNADQRKDFVERWYLCQERYNHGGRDTPSVRQLALQATTELLAQIEDRKELQLRDLAKNPLLLNMMLRFHRQYPGADLPKRCVNLYEEICRLQLKDRPNARKLETLLTQCEAQVILQMLALEMMKQRQERLERHDLLQLLAQYLQAQAETVEATEFLEQVEQISELLVKREEEYEFAHLSFQEYLAATQIAQQNQEQLLYKYFADDWWRQTILLYAAQIKKPSTLIRKAMSLGATDLAYTCLQATSKQVDSQLKADVERELTALKQTVQDSRYQKLEVLLTGQQWKEADEETYRLMITTVGKEVGQHFTSEELLNFPCEELRAIDKLWVDFSKGHFGFSVQKDIYVACGGKLDGEDPEDEIWEEFGDRVGWRRNNEWLSYEQINPSFLTSQGMVPTLDALGALCRVLCCSLLLHKDL; the protein is encoded by the coding sequence ATGGCAGAACAGCCGATCGGTATCTTTTTTTCCTATGCTCATGCTGATGAAGAGTTGCGAAATCAGTTAGCAAAACAATTGAAGATTCTGGAACATCAGCAAATAGCGGTGACTTGGTGCGATCGCCAAATTCCTGCGGGTAGCCAATGGGCAAATGTTATTGACGATCGCCTTAACGCTGCCGACATTATTCTGCTACTGATTAGCCCCAACTTTTTAAGTTCAGACTTTTGCATGAAGGTGGAATATCCTCGCGCAATGGAGCGTCACGAAGCAGGAGAAGCCTGTGTAATTCCTGTTTTACTAGAGCCTTGTTTGTGGAAACAATCGATTTACAATACGCTGCAAGCCTATCCGAAAGACTTGGTTCCTGTGACCTGTTGGAGCAATCAAGCTGAAGCTTTGTATGACATTGCCCAAGGAATTCTAGCAGCAGTTAACTTGCTTTTACCTGCTAACAAATCTCTATCGAGCTTACCCAAACCAAGCCAACCTGAAGGATTATCCGATCAAGAGATTGAGGAGCGATATCTAGACAGCCAACGCTATGCCGTTGAAGATATGCGATCGGAAGGCATCCCTCAGCAAGAAGGCATTTTTACAACTCTGCTTGAAGAGGTGTTTGTGCCCTTAGCGCTATCCACCAGCGCCATGTTTCCCGGATTTACTCCCTCTGATCTGGAACGCTGCCTGTCTAATGGACTCAGTATTTGGGATTTTTTAGCACGAGCAGATACGGTACGGAACTGTCGGCAACTGGTGGTTTTGGCGTGGGGTGGTTATGGTAAAACGACATTGCTCAAGCATATTGCCTACATTTACAGTTCTCGACAGCAGAGTCGCTATGATGTGCCGCCTCGTATTCCGGTGTTTTTGCCGCTGCGAAAACATCGAGAGTTGTTGACGCAACCAGAGCCACCGAGTTTGCCTGAACTGATTGCTACTCATCATGCTGCTAACCTGCCAGATGGCGATGCCTTACCGACTGCTTGGGTACAGGCAAAGCTTAGATCTGGGAAAATGCTCGTGATGTTAGATGGTTTTGATGAGGTGGCAAAGCTGCAACGTCCAGCAGTGTCAGAGTGGATCAATCAGCAAATGCAGCAATACCCAAAATCAGTATTTATTGTCACTTCGCGTCCCAAAGCTTATAAAGAGCAGACGGGGGAACGTTTGGAACTGGACACCTTACTGTGGGTGCAAGAGTTTAATGCCGACCAGCGCAAAGATTTTGTAGAACGCTGGTATTTGTGCCAAGAGCGCTATAACCACGGAGGGCGTGATACCCCCAGTGTGCGCCAACTAGCCCTGCAAGCCACAACTGAATTGTTGGCACAAATTGAAGACCGAAAGGAACTTCAGCTTCGTGATTTGGCAAAAAATCCACTGCTACTGAATATGATGCTGCGGTTTCATCGGCAGTATCCGGGTGCAGACTTACCGAAGCGCTGCGTCAACCTGTATGAGGAAATTTGTCGGTTGCAACTCAAAGATCGTCCTAATGCCCGCAAGCTAGAAACGTTGTTGACTCAATGCGAGGCACAGGTGATTTTACAAATGCTGGCGCTAGAGATGATGAAACAGCGGCAAGAACGGCTAGAGCGCCATGACCTACTGCAACTGTTGGCGCAATATTTGCAAGCTCAAGCAGAAACCGTTGAGGCAACCGAGTTTCTAGAGCAGGTGGAACAGATTAGCGAACTGCTGGTGAAGCGGGAAGAAGAATACGAATTTGCCCACCTGAGTTTTCAAGAATATTTGGCAGCAACACAAATTGCGCAACAAAACCAGGAACAACTACTGTACAAGTACTTTGCCGATGACTGGTGGAGGCAAACAATTTTGCTATATGCGGCGCAAATTAAGAAACCCTCGACGCTGATCAGAAAAGCAATGAGCCTTGGCGCAACAGATCTTGCCTATACTTGTTTGCAGGCGACGAGTAAGCAGGTGGATTCTCAACTGAAGGCAGATGTAGAGCGGGAATTGACAGCGTTGAAACAAACGGTGCAAGACTCACGGTATCAGAAGTTAGAGGTATTGCTGACTGGGCAGCAGTGGAAAGAGGCAGATGAGGAAACCTACAGGTTGATGATTACAACGGTAGGTAAGGAGGTGGGGCAACACTTCACGTCAGAGGAACTTTTGAATTTTCCTTGTGAGGAGTTGAGGGCGATCGATAAGCTATGGGTTGATTTCAGTAAGGGTCACTTTGGGTTTAGTGTGCAGAAGGATATCTATGTGGCTTGTGGTGGTAAGCTAGACGGCGAAGATCCTGAAGACGAAATCTGGGAAGAGTTTGGCGATCGCGTTGGCTGGAGAAGAAACAATGAGTGGCTCAGTTATGAACAAATCAACCCATCTTTTTTGACCTCCCAAGGAATGGTTCCGACTTTGGATGCATTAGGTGCATTATGTAGAGTTTTGTGTTGTTCTCTTCTCTTGCACAAAGACTTGTGA
- a CDS encoding ATP-dependent Clp protease ATP-binding subunit, with protein MFERFTEKAIKVIMLAQEEARRLGHNFVGTEQILLGLIGEGTGVAAKVLKSMGVNLKDARIEVEKIIGRGSGFVAVEIPFTPRAKRVLELSLEEARQLGHNYIGTEHLLLGLIREGEGVAARVLENLGVDLSKVRTQVIRMLGETAEVAPGGGSGRTKTPTLDEFGSNLTQMAADGKLDPVVGRQKEIERVIQILGRRTKNNPVLIGEPGVGKTAIAEGLAQRICTNDIPDILEDKRVVTLDIGLLVAGTKYRGEFEERLKKIMDEIRQAGNVILVIDEVHTLIGAGAAEGAIDAANILKPALARGELQCIGATTLDEYRKHIERDAALERRFQPVMVGEPTVPETIEILHGLRDRYEQHHKLKISDEALEAAAKLSDRYIADRFLPDKAIDLMDEAGSRVRLLNSQLPPAAKELDKELRQVLKDKDDAVRSQDFDRAGELRDREMEIKAEIRAIAQNKKTEAADGEDSASPIVGEEDIAHIVASWTGIPVNKLTESESEKLLHMEDTLHTRMVGQEEAVKAISRAIRRARVGLKSPDRPIASFIFSGPTGVGKTELAKTLAAYFFGAEDAMIRLDMSEFMERHTVSKLIGSPPGYVGYNEGGQLTEAVRRRPYTVILFDEIEKAHPDVFNMLLQILEDGRLTDAKGRTVDFKNTMLIMTSNIGSKVIEKGGGGLGFDFSTDTVDEANYNRIRSLVNEELKQYFRPEFLNRLDEIIVFRQLKKEEIKLIANILLKEIFGRLLEQGITLEVSDRFMDRLIEEGYNPSYGARPLRRAIMRLLEDSLAEEMLAGRVKNGTTAMVDVNDDGVVNIISEQTRELLPQAVE; from the coding sequence ATGTTTGAACGCTTCACAGAAAAAGCCATTAAGGTGATTATGCTTGCCCAGGAAGAGGCACGTCGCCTGGGACATAATTTTGTGGGTACAGAGCAGATCCTCCTGGGTCTGATAGGAGAAGGAACAGGCGTCGCCGCCAAAGTCCTCAAATCTATGGGCGTTAATCTCAAAGACGCTCGGATTGAGGTTGAGAAGATCATCGGTCGGGGTTCCGGCTTCGTAGCTGTAGAAATTCCGTTTACTCCTCGCGCAAAACGAGTTCTAGAGCTGTCTCTAGAAGAAGCTCGTCAGCTCGGACACAACTACATTGGTACCGAACATCTCCTCCTTGGCTTAATTAGAGAGGGCGAAGGCGTTGCGGCACGAGTACTGGAAAACTTGGGCGTTGACCTCTCGAAGGTTAGAACTCAAGTAATTCGGATGTTGGGAGAAACAGCCGAGGTCGCTCCTGGCGGTGGCTCTGGTCGCACAAAAACCCCAACATTGGATGAGTTTGGTTCTAACCTGACTCAGATGGCAGCCGACGGCAAACTTGATCCGGTTGTTGGTCGCCAGAAAGAAATTGAGCGGGTGATCCAAATCCTTGGTCGTCGGACTAAAAATAATCCCGTTCTTATTGGAGAACCAGGGGTTGGTAAGACGGCGATCGCTGAAGGTTTGGCACAGCGCATTTGCACCAACGATATCCCCGATATCTTGGAAGACAAGCGCGTAGTCACCCTAGATATTGGTCTTCTAGTCGCGGGCACCAAGTATCGCGGCGAATTTGAGGAACGCCTCAAGAAGATCATGGACGAAATTCGTCAAGCTGGGAACGTCATTCTAGTCATTGACGAAGTACACACGCTCATTGGTGCAGGCGCTGCTGAAGGCGCGATCGATGCGGCTAACATCCTCAAACCTGCGTTGGCACGGGGCGAACTGCAATGTATTGGCGCAACCACTCTAGACGAGTATCGCAAACACATTGAACGAGATGCCGCCCTAGAACGTCGTTTTCAACCCGTCATGGTGGGCGAACCTACCGTACCCGAAACGATCGAGATTTTACATGGCTTGCGCGATCGCTATGAACAGCACCACAAGCTCAAAATTTCCGACGAGGCATTAGAGGCAGCCGCCAAGCTATCTGATCGCTATATTGCCGATCGCTTCTTGCCCGACAAGGCGATCGATTTAATGGATGAGGCAGGTTCGCGCGTTCGTTTACTCAACTCTCAATTGCCCCCAGCAGCCAAAGAGCTAGACAAAGAACTGCGCCAAGTCCTCAAAGACAAAGACGATGCTGTTCGTTCCCAAGACTTCGACCGCGCAGGTGAACTACGCGATCGAGAAATGGAAATTAAGGCAGAAATTCGGGCGATCGCTCAGAACAAAAAAACTGAAGCCGCCGACGGTGAAGATTCTGCTTCTCCCATCGTGGGCGAAGAAGATATTGCTCATATCGTTGCTTCCTGGACAGGAATTCCGGTCAACAAACTTACCGAGTCTGAGTCCGAGAAACTTCTGCACATGGAAGACACGCTGCACACCCGGATGGTGGGTCAGGAAGAAGCTGTTAAGGCAATTTCCCGCGCTATTCGTCGTGCCAGAGTGGGTCTGAAGAGTCCCGATCGCCCGATCGCCAGCTTCATCTTCTCTGGACCAACAGGAGTGGGTAAAACTGAGCTAGCTAAAACCTTAGCCGCTTACTTCTTCGGTGCCGAAGATGCCATGATCCGGCTTGATATGTCGGAATTCATGGAGCGCCACACGGTTTCTAAGCTGATTGGTTCACCTCCAGGCTACGTCGGCTACAACGAAGGCGGTCAGTTGACCGAGGCAGTTCGTCGTCGTCCTTATACCGTCATTCTGTTTGACGAAATTGAAAAGGCGCACCCCGACGTGTTCAATATGCTGTTGCAAATCTTGGAAGATGGTCGCCTGACCGATGCCAAGGGACGCACCGTAGACTTCAAGAACACGATGCTAATCATGACCTCGAACATTGGTTCTAAGGTGATTGAGAAAGGCGGCGGTGGATTGGGCTTCGACTTCTCGACTGATACGGTCGATGAAGCGAACTACAACCGGATTCGTTCTTTGGTTAACGAGGAACTGAAACAGTACTTCCGTCCTGAGTTCTTGAACCGTCTAGATGAGATTATTGTCTTCCGTCAATTGAAGAAGGAAGAGATCAAGCTCATCGCCAATATTCTTCTGAAGGAGATCTTTGGTCGCCTACTGGAGCAGGGCATTACCTTAGAAGTCAGCGATCGCTTTATGGATCGTTTAATTGAAGAAGGATACAACCCCAGCTACGGAGCACGTCCGTTGCGCAGAGCCATTATGCGCCTGTTAGAGGATTCTCTGGCTGAGGAAATGCTGGCAGGTCGCGTCAAGAATGGCACTACTGCGATGGTAGATGTCAATGATGATGGTGTGGTTAACATCATCTCTGAGCAAACGCGAGAGTTGTTGCCACAGGCAGTTGAATAG